From one Fodinicurvata sp. EGI_FJ10296 genomic stretch:
- a CDS encoding glutathione S-transferase family protein gives MPDTTRPLVCHIPVCPFSQRLEILLSLKGLTGAVDFHVVDITRPRPDWLLERTRGTTAMPILLTPKGGVIKESLVILRYLEEIFPIPAIARHDPFERAIERMLIAHEGAFTTCGYRFVMNRDTSVRAEFAARMLDEYARLDAFLRRHNPGGIFLFEEFGLAETVFTPMFKRFLFLEYYENFDLPESADFARVRQWRDTCLAHPSAQQVSREQIVKLYYDYALGAGNGALPEGRTVSSFTFDPHWTERPWPPREKYGRAATDRELGLLND, from the coding sequence ATGCCGGACACGACGCGCCCCCTTGTATGCCACATACCGGTCTGCCCTTTTTCCCAACGGCTGGAGATCCTCCTTTCGCTCAAGGGACTGACCGGCGCGGTCGATTTTCATGTGGTGGACATCACCCGCCCCCGGCCGGACTGGTTGCTGGAACGCACGCGCGGCACCACGGCGATGCCGATCCTGCTGACACCGAAAGGCGGGGTGATCAAGGAAAGCCTCGTGATCCTGCGTTATCTTGAGGAGATCTTCCCCATCCCGGCGATCGCGCGGCATGACCCCTTCGAGCGTGCGATCGAACGGATGCTGATCGCGCATGAGGGGGCCTTCACGACCTGCGGCTATCGGTTCGTGATGAATCGCGACACTTCGGTGCGCGCGGAATTCGCCGCGCGGATGCTGGACGAATACGCCAGGCTCGACGCCTTCCTGCGCCGGCACAATCCGGGGGGCATATTCCTTTTCGAGGAATTCGGCCTCGCTGAAACAGTGTTCACGCCAATGTTCAAGCGGTTCCTGTTCCTCGAATACTATGAGAATTTCGACCTGCCGGAGTCCGCGGATTTCGCTCGCGTCCGCCAGTGGCGCGATACCTGCCTCGCTCATCCCTCGGCGCAACAGGTAAGCCGCGAACAGATCGTCAAGCTCTACTATGACTACGCCCTTGGCGCCGGCAACGGTGCGCTTCCCGAAGGCCGCACGGTGTCGAGCTTCACCTTCGATCCGCATTGGACCGAACGCCCCTGGCCGCCCCGAGAGAAATACGGTCGCGCCGCGACAGACCGGGAGCTTGGCCTTCTGAACGACTGA
- a CDS encoding MmgE/PrpD family protein gives MTLANPADALARHVARTDPESIPADAVSKTRTFLLDTLGAGIAGTSAAGVDDVIKAASVWGQGGAAQVWHTGTMLPAPSAAIVNAYLIHCQEFDCVHEDAVVHPMASIAAATLSRCQELSAAGKPVDGRTLIAALAVGVDVATVIGMAVEAPVRFYRPATAGGFGATAAVARIEGLDEDRVASALGNAYGQTSGTLQPHLEGSMLVGLQIGFNARAALTAVDLAKAGVEGPRDFLIGRYGYFELYEQGLYDLAPISQLGTRWQITRLSQKPYPTGRLTHGVVDGLARLMAEHGFDADAVEAVTVEAPPLICRLVGRPAIAQPSTTYAKLCLAFVAGVFLARGRVDVPDFMGPEMLSDPRVHHFAGMVSVVQDTNADENALNPQTVRVRLTGGQEHAITLPVVFGHPEAPLSPEQQRDKFRRCCSFGRHPLPEEPVARLIAMVDDLENLADVADLVAATVS, from the coding sequence ATGACACTTGCCAACCCCGCCGACGCCCTGGCCCGCCATGTCGCCCGAACCGATCCGGAATCGATTCCGGCCGACGCCGTTTCCAAAACCAGAACCTTCCTGCTCGATACCCTGGGCGCCGGCATTGCCGGAACATCCGCAGCGGGCGTTGATGACGTCATCAAGGCGGCATCGGTGTGGGGGCAGGGCGGCGCGGCCCAGGTCTGGCATACTGGCACCATGCTTCCGGCTCCGTCGGCGGCGATCGTGAATGCGTATCTGATCCACTGTCAGGAATTCGACTGCGTGCACGAGGACGCCGTGGTTCATCCCATGGCGTCGATCGCGGCGGCGACGCTGTCGCGTTGCCAGGAACTCAGCGCCGCCGGCAAGCCGGTCGATGGCCGAACCCTGATCGCCGCGCTGGCGGTCGGGGTGGATGTCGCCACGGTGATCGGTATGGCCGTCGAAGCACCCGTGCGCTTTTATCGCCCGGCAACAGCGGGCGGGTTCGGCGCCACGGCCGCTGTTGCCCGGATCGAAGGGCTGGACGAAGATAGGGTCGCCAGCGCGCTCGGCAATGCCTATGGCCAGACATCGGGAACGCTGCAACCCCATCTGGAGGGGTCGATGCTGGTCGGATTGCAGATCGGATTCAACGCCCGCGCAGCGTTGACAGCCGTGGATCTGGCCAAAGCCGGGGTCGAGGGGCCGCGCGACTTCCTGATCGGGCGGTATGGCTACTTCGAACTATATGAACAGGGTCTCTACGATCTTGCACCGATCTCGCAACTGGGCACACGCTGGCAGATTACGCGGCTTTCGCAGAAGCCTTATCCGACCGGACGCCTGACCCACGGTGTGGTCGACGGGTTGGCCCGGCTGATGGCCGAGCACGGGTTTGACGCCGACGCCGTGGAAGCCGTCACGGTCGAGGCCCCGCCCCTGATCTGTCGGCTGGTCGGGCGGCCGGCCATAGCGCAGCCCTCAACAACCTATGCCAAGCTGTGCCTGGCCTTTGTCGCTGGCGTCTTTCTGGCGCGGGGGCGCGTCGACGTTCCAGATTTCATGGGGCCGGAAATGCTGAGCGATCCCCGCGTCCACCATTTCGCCGGAATGGTCAGCGTGGTGCAGGACACCAATGCCGACGAGAACGCGCTGAACCCGCAGACAGTGCGCGTGAGGCTGACCGGCGGGCAGGAGCACGCGATCACGCTGCCGGTGGTGTTCGGGCATCCGGAGGCGCCGCTTTCGCCGGAACAGCAGCGCGACAAGTTCCGGCGCTGCTGTTCCTTTGGCCGTCATCCGCTGCCCGAAGAGCCGGTGGCGCGGCTGATCGCCATGGTGGACGATCTGGAGAACCTGGCCGACGTTGCCGATCTGGTCGCGGCCACGGTGTCTTAG
- a CDS encoding tripartite tricarboxylate transporter substrate binding protein, which yields MVHSLVGGRYAHAAITAALMLGSSTVAYADAGIDYPHDLVTLVTHSSAGGGGDVFLRDMIGPLSEIMGVEFVVENVVGGSGGAAIAYMAEAPADGSVIYASNPTYIFTSFLSDLDPNYTDLDPIVNVFYDPQVIFARADAPYETLEDAVSAAQEEDMVWAAGAAGALGRMAMEQLKQETGVDAAILTGEGGGETILSVLNGTADIAVGEVLELRSQLEAEEVKLLAVLTQERLAENPDLPTARELGIDVVVEKYRGLAGPAGLPDDVIAAWESAIQQLLEHPEYREMYTAASLEPAYLSNEEFRPFIDDFAASTEDFMISVGIIQE from the coding sequence ATGGTTCATTCGCTCGTCGGCGGCCGCTATGCGCACGCCGCCATCACCGCTGCCCTGATGCTCGGATCCAGCACGGTCGCCTATGCTGACGCAGGGATCGACTATCCCCATGATCTCGTGACGCTGGTCACGCATTCGAGCGCCGGTGGCGGCGGCGACGTCTTCCTTCGCGACATGATCGGACCCCTTTCGGAAATCATGGGCGTCGAGTTCGTGGTCGAGAACGTCGTCGGCGGCAGCGGCGGCGCCGCGATCGCCTATATGGCCGAGGCGCCCGCCGACGGTTCGGTCATCTATGCCAGCAACCCGACCTATATCTTCACATCATTTCTGAGCGACCTCGACCCCAACTATACCGACCTGGACCCGATTGTTAACGTCTTCTATGACCCTCAGGTCATTTTCGCCCGGGCCGATGCCCCGTACGAGACACTGGAAGACGCCGTCAGCGCCGCCCAGGAAGAGGACATGGTCTGGGCCGCTGGCGCCGCGGGCGCTCTGGGCCGGATGGCCATGGAGCAGCTGAAACAGGAGACCGGCGTCGATGCGGCCATATTGACGGGCGAAGGCGGCGGCGAAACCATCCTCAGCGTCCTGAATGGCACGGCGGACATCGCCGTCGGCGAAGTTCTGGAACTGAGATCACAGCTGGAAGCCGAAGAGGTCAAGCTGCTGGCGGTCCTGACGCAGGAGCGGCTGGCGGAGAATCCCGATCTGCCAACGGCGCGCGAACTGGGCATCGATGTGGTGGTCGAAAAGTACCGCGGCCTCGCCGGTCCTGCCGGGCTGCCGGACGACGTGATTGCCGCATGGGAATCGGCCATTCAACAATTGCTCGAACATCCGGAATATCGCGAGATGTATACTGCGGCAAGTCTTGAGCCGGCCTATCTCTCGAACGAAGAGTTCAGGCCTTTCATCGATGATTTCGCGGCCAGCACGGAAGATTTCATGATATCGGTTGGAATAATCCAGGAATAA
- a CDS encoding tripartite tricarboxylate transporter TctB family protein has protein sequence MNRNFFLGVMTLALSIAFLIAAQDLPSSRLDGPVGTAGFPRLIGWTLFGASILLMAQSALSFMSRRSSPTRAIDATAQIEGEAPDIWATPGRTAARAAGFLAIAVAFLLLLPHLGYLISVFLLMTVAIRYQGMRLSGRVFLVAGLGACAFWVLFVWAMDVPLPSGLPGRIF, from the coding sequence ATGAACAGGAATTTCTTTCTGGGCGTAATGACCCTGGCGCTCTCAATCGCCTTTCTGATCGCCGCGCAGGACCTGCCCAGCAGCCGCCTCGACGGCCCTGTCGGGACGGCGGGGTTTCCCCGGCTGATCGGCTGGACCCTGTTCGGCGCCTCGATTCTGCTGATGGCGCAATCGGCCCTGTCCTTCATGTCGCGCCGCAGTTCGCCGACCCGAGCTATTGACGCGACTGCGCAGATCGAGGGCGAGGCGCCCGACATCTGGGCAACCCCGGGGCGGACCGCGGCACGAGCCGCGGGATTCCTGGCAATCGCTGTGGCTTTCCTGCTGCTGTTGCCCCATCTCGGCTACCTGATTTCGGTGTTCCTTCTGATGACGGTCGCCATCCGGTACCAGGGCATGCGCCTCAGCGGGCGCGTATTTCTCGTCGCCGGCTTGGGCGCCTGCGCGTTCTGGGTCCTGTTCGTCTGGGCCATGGACGTGCCACTGCCGAGCGGCCTTCCCGGCCGGATCTTCTGA
- a CDS encoding tripartite tricarboxylate transporter permease: MDAILVALDVLTTPTIIVVVIIGVTWGIFGGAMPGISPPIAMALLLPFTYTMDPASALILLTATYIAAEYGGSIPAILIRTPGTSAAAATLIEGYEMQRRGKGGEALGIALVASVIGAVFGLLLVIFLTEPLSRVALAFRPPAYFALGILGLSVIASLSEKSLLKGIIAALIGLMIATIGTDPVSGVVRFAFGYPELLSGVPFVLVMVGLFAVSELFEQLSIPVWEKISATRTKLKLPTWAIQKGLFRANMIGVGIGSFCGLMPGAGGTVSSFLAYNESKRFARDKASFGNGAPEGVAAPESANNCDASVSMIPLLSFGIPASTSAAVLLGGFLIHGLAPGPALFGRNPDLLYSLFTGMLMACIALPFIAFATLKLCVLLVNQPKPYLISFILVLVFSGSYSINNSIFDMSIVLGAGVLGFGMRYFGVPVLPTVLGLVLGYLIEANYRRSLVISRGDHAIFFTDPIAAAFLTIAAVFMVLSIVQAVRQHRKANNRGMPS; encoded by the coding sequence TTGGATGCAATTCTGGTCGCACTCGATGTCCTGACCACGCCGACGATCATCGTGGTCGTCATCATCGGTGTCACCTGGGGCATCTTCGGTGGCGCGATGCCCGGCATTTCTCCGCCGATCGCCATGGCGCTGCTTCTGCCATTCACCTATACCATGGATCCGGCTTCGGCGTTGATCCTGCTGACGGCCACCTATATCGCCGCAGAGTACGGGGGCTCGATCCCGGCCATACTCATTCGCACGCCGGGCACGAGCGCAGCTGCGGCGACCCTGATCGAAGGGTACGAAATGCAGCGCCGCGGCAAAGGCGGAGAGGCGCTTGGAATTGCCCTGGTCGCGAGCGTGATCGGCGCGGTATTCGGTCTGCTGCTCGTCATCTTCCTGACCGAACCGCTGTCGCGAGTCGCACTGGCCTTCCGGCCTCCGGCCTATTTCGCGCTGGGCATACTGGGTTTGAGCGTCATCGCGTCACTTTCGGAAAAATCGCTGCTGAAAGGGATCATAGCGGCCCTGATCGGGCTGATGATCGCCACGATCGGCACCGACCCCGTTTCCGGCGTCGTCCGGTTCGCGTTCGGCTATCCGGAACTGCTGTCGGGCGTTCCTTTCGTACTCGTGATGGTCGGGCTGTTTGCGGTCAGCGAACTGTTCGAACAGCTCTCGATTCCGGTCTGGGAGAAGATTTCGGCGACCCGGACGAAACTCAAGCTGCCGACATGGGCGATCCAGAAGGGACTGTTCCGGGCCAACATGATCGGCGTCGGCATCGGCAGCTTCTGCGGCCTGATGCCGGGTGCGGGCGGAACGGTCTCGTCGTTCCTTGCCTATAACGAGTCCAAGCGGTTCGCCCGCGACAAGGCCTCGTTCGGCAACGGCGCGCCGGAGGGCGTCGCAGCGCCGGAAAGCGCGAACAATTGCGACGCAAGCGTCAGCATGATTCCGCTTCTCAGTTTCGGAATACCGGCATCGACATCGGCCGCCGTTCTGCTCGGCGGATTCCTCATCCACGGCCTCGCCCCCGGCCCGGCCCTGTTCGGACGAAACCCGGACCTTCTCTACAGCCTGTTCACCGGCATGTTGATGGCCTGCATCGCACTACCGTTTATTGCCTTTGCGACGCTCAAGCTTTGCGTACTGCTCGTCAATCAGCCCAAGCCATATCTGATCTCGTTCATCCTGGTTCTGGTCTTTTCCGGGTCGTATTCGATCAACAACAGCATTTTCGACATGTCCATCGTCCTCGGCGCCGGTGTGCTGGGGTTTGGCATGCGCTATTTCGGCGTTCCGGTATTGCCGACGGTTCTGGGCCTCGTGCTCGGCTATCTCATCGAAGCGAACTACCGCCGGTCGCTCGTCATATCGCGCGGCGACCACGCGATCTTCTTCACCGATCCGATTGCCGCGGCGTTTCTGACGATTGCCGCCGTGTTCATGGTGCTGTCGATCGTTCAGGCCGTTCGACAACACCGCAAAGCAAACAACAGGGGAATGCCGTCATGA
- a CDS encoding MmgE/PrpD family protein — protein sequence MTKHTDQMAASISSQLADWTVAVDVDRLPPHVLNYARMILLDVAGLCISARNTEYVAATLATAEPGPCTVLGHAGGTDAYGAALTNGTAAHGEDFDDTFEGGPVHSGSVVAPAVLAAGERFQLSGTDVTAGLVAGIEIQCRLSLVAPKAIHKAGFHPTAVLGALAAAAGVGRALRLDSRQIMWAMGIAGSMASGIIEYLADGSWTKRMHVGWSAQSGLRAALMAKGGFVGPATVLEGTHGLYNAFAPGIAPNYRPLLDSLGEHWHLPTIGFKTYACGTMTQPYIDCAIELGSKGIDPSNIDSITCGVGEGTVHRLWEPLAEKQNPPSAYFAKFSAPYCMAVGFFDRAAGLAQFTDQKVQNEDIRALMRKISYFIDPGNPYPQRFTGHLCARLKGGGEIEIRRNNLRGGMHDPISEDELQAKFFANTSFGGWTDHQSRSLRDFCYSIDRFSDLSGLQQYRGR from the coding sequence ATGACCAAGCACACCGACCAGATGGCGGCATCGATCAGCAGCCAGCTTGCCGATTGGACGGTGGCGGTCGACGTTGATCGCCTGCCCCCTCATGTTCTCAACTATGCCCGGATGATCCTGCTGGACGTCGCCGGGCTGTGCATATCGGCCCGGAACACGGAGTATGTTGCTGCCACGCTGGCCACGGCTGAGCCGGGTCCGTGCACCGTTCTCGGCCACGCCGGCGGCACCGATGCCTATGGTGCCGCGCTGACCAATGGAACGGCCGCCCATGGCGAGGATTTCGACGACACCTTCGAGGGCGGCCCCGTTCATTCAGGCTCTGTCGTCGCGCCAGCGGTGCTGGCGGCCGGCGAGCGATTTCAGCTCAGCGGCACCGACGTCACCGCCGGTCTGGTCGCCGGGATCGAGATACAATGCCGTCTCAGCCTCGTGGCACCAAAGGCGATCCACAAGGCCGGCTTCCATCCGACGGCCGTCCTTGGCGCATTGGCGGCTGCGGCCGGGGTCGGCCGGGCACTGCGTCTCGACAGCCGCCAGATCATGTGGGCGATGGGGATCGCCGGCAGCATGGCGTCCGGCATAATCGAGTATCTGGCGGACGGCAGCTGGACCAAACGCATGCATGTCGGCTGGTCCGCCCAATCCGGACTGCGCGCGGCGCTGATGGCGAAAGGCGGATTCGTCGGGCCGGCGACGGTCCTTGAAGGCACCCATGGCCTTTACAACGCGTTCGCTCCCGGCATCGCGCCCAACTACCGGCCACTGCTCGACAGCCTGGGCGAGCACTGGCACCTCCCGACCATCGGCTTCAAGACCTATGCCTGCGGAACCATGACCCAGCCCTATATCGACTGCGCGATCGAACTGGGATCGAAAGGCATCGACCCGAGCAACATCGACTCCATCACATGCGGCGTCGGCGAAGGAACGGTTCACAGGCTTTGGGAACCGCTTGCGGAAAAGCAGAATCCCCCGTCGGCCTATTTTGCAAAATTCAGCGCGCCCTATTGTATGGCCGTCGGCTTCTTCGACCGCGCCGCCGGACTGGCCCAGTTCACTGACCAGAAGGTCCAGAACGAGGATATCAGGGCGCTGATGCGGAAAATCTCCTATTTCATCGATCCCGGAAACCCCTATCCCCAGCGCTTTACCGGCCACCTTTGCGCCAGACTGAAGGGCGGCGGCGAAATCGAGATCAGGCGCAACAATCTTCGCGGCGGCATGCACGACCCGATCAGCGAAGACGAACTCCAAGCCAAATTCTTCGCCAACACATCGTTCGGCGGCTGGACCGACCACCAGTCCCGAAGTCTGCGCGATTTCTGCTATTCGATCGACCGCTTCTCCGATCTCTCGGGCCTGCAGCAGTATCGGGGCCGCTGA
- a CDS encoding HAMP domain-containing methyl-accepting chemotaxis protein produces MPADSPRRASLFANLKTGTKIFSGFAIVLVLLIGLAGMSLLNSREAQDTLSQYANQSALQTDVASGERALLRAGIAANHFLAYAEEDSRAAFQTAIDQADEQFQAARVRSTLEESQQAIDEILALGTDYADQFSRVSMLIDERSDLITRIVNNLGAELRQTATDVQNAEAEESLETYVPAAKLNSEFLLIRTVAARYLAELSPADRDEVIEELPHIADDVAAMQQLPFNEAQQSRLDRFADGLPVYAAGFEEIAGINAELDLLQDQLSETSAEMFQLSAATLDGASTLQQEVAASAEAGAVDAEQASLIFAAIALAAGAGIAWLITRAITGPIGSMTATMKRLAGGDASAEVPAIGRRDEIGSMADAVQVFKENLIRARELEQEAAELKMRAEKEQKRAMNEMADSFEDSVGELVQMIASAVQELEAAAQTMTSSAEETSSQATTVSAAALQASSNVQTVASATEEMAASIREISQQVASSARSADNAVSGAEEAGVTVKSLAEAANRIGQVVQLIQDIAAQTNLLALNATIEAARAGEAGKGFAVVASEVKNLANQTAKATENISEQINGMQGVTQDTVKVIERINQMITESREISNSIAAAVEEQDSATGEITRNIQEAANGTGEVSSAITEVSQAAGEGGAAANQVLASARELGETAGRLQKGVAEFVGRVRAA; encoded by the coding sequence ATGCCCGCCGACAGCCCACGCCGCGCGTCGCTTTTTGCCAACCTTAAAACGGGAACCAAGATCTTCAGTGGCTTCGCCATCGTCCTCGTCTTGCTAATCGGTCTTGCCGGTATGTCCTTGCTCAATAGCCGCGAAGCTCAGGACACTCTCTCGCAGTACGCCAATCAGTCGGCGCTACAAACCGATGTCGCCAGTGGTGAACGCGCGTTGCTGCGCGCCGGCATCGCTGCCAACCACTTTCTGGCCTACGCCGAAGAAGACAGCAGGGCGGCGTTTCAAACGGCAATCGATCAGGCTGACGAACAGTTTCAGGCCGCGCGCGTAAGGTCCACACTTGAAGAGAGTCAGCAGGCCATCGATGAAATTCTGGCGCTTGGGACTGACTATGCGGATCAATTTTCCCGCGTTTCCATGCTGATCGACGAGCGCAGCGACCTTATCACCCGCATTGTCAACAATCTGGGCGCCGAACTGCGTCAAACAGCAACCGATGTGCAGAATGCGGAGGCCGAAGAATCGCTGGAAACGTACGTTCCCGCCGCCAAATTGAACTCCGAATTTCTGTTGATCCGGACCGTCGCCGCCCGATATCTGGCGGAACTTTCTCCGGCCGATCGCGACGAAGTCATTGAGGAACTCCCGCATATCGCCGATGACGTGGCGGCGATGCAGCAACTGCCGTTCAATGAGGCTCAACAGTCTCGCCTTGACCGATTCGCGGACGGCTTGCCCGTCTATGCGGCCGGCTTCGAAGAAATCGCCGGCATCAACGCTGAACTGGATCTGCTGCAAGACCAATTGTCGGAGACAAGTGCGGAAATGTTCCAACTATCCGCCGCCACACTTGATGGCGCCAGCACGCTGCAACAAGAAGTAGCCGCATCGGCCGAAGCCGGCGCCGTCGACGCCGAGCAGGCATCGCTGATTTTCGCTGCGATCGCGCTCGCCGCCGGAGCTGGCATCGCATGGCTCATAACCCGCGCCATCACGGGGCCGATCGGATCGATGACGGCCACCATGAAGCGTCTGGCCGGCGGCGATGCATCCGCCGAGGTGCCGGCGATCGGGCGGCGCGACGAAATCGGGTCGATGGCCGACGCCGTTCAGGTGTTCAAGGAAAACCTTATCCGCGCCCGCGAATTGGAGCAGGAAGCGGCCGAACTGAAAATGCGGGCCGAAAAGGAACAGAAGCGGGCGATGAACGAAATGGCCGACAGCTTCGAAGACTCCGTCGGCGAACTCGTTCAGATGATCGCTTCCGCGGTGCAGGAACTCGAAGCGGCCGCCCAGACCATGACCTCGTCCGCCGAGGAAACATCGTCCCAGGCAACGACGGTCTCGGCCGCGGCCCTTCAGGCCTCGTCGAATGTGCAGACGGTGGCAAGCGCTACCGAGGAAATGGCGGCTTCCATCCGCGAGATCAGCCAGCAGGTCGCCAGTTCCGCCCGTTCCGCCGATAATGCTGTTTCCGGCGCCGAGGAAGCCGGTGTGACCGTTAAATCCCTGGCCGAAGCCGCCAATCGGATCGGGCAGGTCGTGCAACTGATCCAGGATATCGCTGCACAGACCAACCTTCTCGCCCTCAACGCCACGATCGAGGCGGCCCGCGCCGGCGAAGCGGGTAAGGGCTTTGCGGTCGTCGCGTCGGAAGTCAAGAATCTGGCCAATCAAACGGCCAAGGCGACGGAGAATATTTCCGAACAGATCAACGGCATGCAAGGCGTGACGCAGGATACCGTCAAGGTGATCGAACGGATCAACCAGATGATCACCGAAAGCCGCGAGATTTCGAACTCGATCGCGGCCGCGGTCGAGGAACAGGACTCCGCGACGGGCGAAATCACCCGCAACATCCAGGAGGCCGCCAACGGCACCGGTGAAGTGTCGAGCGCGATTACCGAGGTCAGTCAGGCCGCCGGCGAAGGCGGTGCCGCCGCCAATCAGGTTCTGGCCAGCGCGCGGGAGCTGGGCGAAACCGCAGGCCGGCTTCAGAAGGGCGTTGCGGAGTTTGTCGGACGCGTCCGCGCCGCCTGA
- a CDS encoding type 1 glutamine amidotransferase domain-containing protein — translation MKILMVLTSHDKLGDTGKKTGFWLEEFAAPYYVFKDAGAEVILASPKGGQPPLDPTSDADDAQTEATKRFKDDKAAQSDLAHTAVLSTISADGFDAIFYPGGHGPLWDLAEDADSIKLIQTFAANDRPIGAVCHAPAAFKHPKGPDGKPLVSGKTVTGFANSEEEGVSLTKVVPFLVEDMLKANGGNYEKGTDWASFVVTDGKLVTGQNPASSEDAARELLRLL, via the coding sequence ATGAAAATCCTCATGGTTCTCACGTCGCACGACAAACTCGGTGACACGGGCAAGAAGACCGGCTTCTGGCTGGAGGAGTTTGCCGCGCCCTATTATGTCTTCAAAGACGCAGGCGCCGAGGTCATTCTTGCCTCACCCAAGGGCGGGCAGCCCCCGCTGGACCCCACCAGCGACGCGGACGACGCCCAGACCGAGGCTACGAAACGCTTCAAGGACGACAAGGCGGCCCAGAGCGATCTGGCACATACGGCAGTTCTTTCCACGATATCGGCGGATGGGTTCGATGCGATCTTCTATCCTGGCGGTCATGGCCCCCTTTGGGATCTGGCCGAAGACGCCGACAGCATCAAGTTGATCCAAACTTTCGCCGCCAACGATCGCCCGATCGGCGCGGTTTGCCACGCACCTGCGGCATTCAAGCACCCCAAAGGCCCAGACGGCAAACCACTGGTTTCGGGCAAGACCGTAACCGGGTTTGCCAATTCCGAAGAGGAAGGTGTCAGCCTTACCAAGGTGGTGCCTTTTCTGGTCGAGGACATGTTGAAGGCAAACGGCGGCAATTACGAAAAGGGCACCGATTGGGCGTCTTTCGTGGTGACTGACGGCAAGCTGGTCACAGGCCAGAACCCGGCGTCCTCGGAAGATGCTGCGCGCGAACTGCTGCGCCTGCTTTGA
- a CDS encoding DUF808 family protein, with the protein MSGLLSLLDDVAALAKLAAVHVDDVASQASRAGVKITGSVIDDAAKAGTKSLGVVIDDAAVSPKYVQNLPAARELPMVWKIARG; encoded by the coding sequence ATGAGTGGTCTGCTCTCATTGCTCGACGACGTGGCGGCCCTCGCCAAGCTTGCGGCCGTGCACGTCGACGATGTCGCGTCGCAGGCCTCCCGGGCCGGCGTCAAAATTACCGGATCGGTTATCGATGACGCCGCGAAGGCCGGAACGAAATCGCTTGGCGTCGTCATCGATGACGCTGCCGTTTCGCCGAAATACGTCCAGAACCTGCCCGCTGCGCGGGAACTTCCGATGGTCTGGAAGATTGCACGCGGGTGA
- a CDS encoding redoxin domain-containing protein produces MGLHIGDTAPDFTTDTSTGRITFHDWIGSAWVFFFSHPGDFTPVCTTEIGRTAQLADEFAKRNVKPLGLSTDGVEDHLKWIEDVDDTQHTTLTYPMNVGRNFNEILRVIDAVQLADVKKIATPADWEKGGEVIIPTSIDTAAAKVQFPQGWTEIRPYLRTTRV; encoded by the coding sequence ATGGGACTTCACATTGGCGATACCGCCCCGGACTTCACCACCGACACATCGACCGGCAGGATCACCTTTCACGACTGGATCGGCTCGGCCTGGGTCTTTTTCTTTAGCCACCCCGGCGATTTCACGCCCGTTTGCACAACCGAGATCGGGCGGACGGCGCAGTTGGCCGATGAATTTGCAAAGCGCAACGTCAAGCCGCTGGGCCTGTCGACAGACGGTGTCGAGGATCACCTAAAGTGGATCGAGGATGTCGACGATACCCAGCATACCACGCTGACCTATCCGATGAACGTGGGCCGGAATTTCAACGAAATCCTGCGGGTGATCGACGCAGTGCAGCTGGCCGACGTGAAAAAGATAGCCACCCCTGCCGACTGGGAAAAGGGCGGCGAAGTGATCATTCCAACGTCAATCGACACCGCCGCTGCCAAGGTGCAATTCCCGCAGGGCTGGACGGAAATTCGCCCTTATCTTCGCACGACACGGGTCTGA